ACTTCCTGCCACTGTTTTCATAAAAAGGGCTAATCAGTCAATACGGCGAATGAAAAGGGGCCCAAGAGAAACCGAGTGCAATCTATGCTTCAATCAAACTTGATGTGTACATTCATGGGTGCCCACACGTGTGTGTCCTAACCTGTGAGAGGGTGATAGGTCCTGCCTCATATAGGCCGTCTCTGGCTCCGCCTCCCTCGAGCTCggcctgctgttgctgctgtaacTGCCTGAGAAGGGAAacagagacaaggagagagTCAGTCTAAAATAGCCTCATTTCCATTTCTATGCCCTTCCACTGTTGAGTGAGAAAGCCCATACACCTGCTGACAAAATAGCACTCAACCCGCCACCggtcaccatggcaacataaaagagaaatgaggagagaagaggaagacagTGACACAAAAGGTCTGTTATACAAATACATACCGCTCATATGCTACACCACCTGTGTTAAAAGTCCATATTCACTACCAACTATAAGAACTATTATTAGACATGCGTCTTATTAAACAACACCACTGTCTTTCTGATGCTAGAGACAAATACAACGGAGAGAAAATTCACCCAGAGtggaaaataacacaaaaacagaaggACTGTAGATTGCTAGAAACAGCAGTAGTCTCCCATGAAGAAGTAGCCCATGTTCTCCCATGCAGGGGGAAGGATAGTCAGGCCAGGCCTGGTCTCACCTGATGGCCACCTGCCCAGGGCTGAGCATTACAGGAGGGCAGTTTGGGCTGCCCTGACCCAGGGAGGGGGGCAGCGAACCCCCAGGGGAAGAGATGGGAGTGAGGGGGTCCTGGGTCGAATTTCTACTGCCCCACAATCAGAGATGGGTGGTGAGGAGAGGTGTAGGGAGAGAGTGATCAGTGTGTGGTTTATTGCAAGGGGTGGTGTAAGAGGAACTGAGGATCAAAGGGGACCtccagtattttttaacctggaccttatttttacatatttgtgtTTAAGTAACTtgtgaaaacaacaaattttgACATTGGCCCAGTATTGTGAGAGAGTGAAAGCAGCTGGCAGTTACTTTTTTGAGCAAAATTAGTCAGTGAAAATGGTCTATTAGTAATCGTATTGACATCATACCACCTTTCATTGAAGTTTCAGTGTCTGTACTTATTTTTACCTCAAAACTCcacatttccatttcaaaataaaagctctctgACAACATTTCGGTGGTAAAACAGCCTTCCTTTGTTAACACAAGGCCTTTTAGTGTGACATATATTTGCAGGACTGTGTTGTCGACAATGCAGTGGCTTGCATGACTCCAAAATTTGTGAAGAACCAGCTTTTGTCTGTGGAAATACAGTGCTcgtagcagcaggcagctctgcagcaacATTGTCTATGTGAACACCGCACGCACACAAGCCGCAGCAGTTCAGTGAGGTAGCCATCATGTGCTGCTCACATAGGCAGTGTAGCCTGGGCTTAAGATACACCTTTTGTACTCCAATACAACAAACAATTAAAAGCACTACTCTCTCCAACTTTCATTCATGTTTCCACCGttttcttcctgcaacaacttcTCATCATCagatttcagaatgagacttctcCTTTAGCGAAACTTGGGCACAAAACAGGTCGAAACAAGTGAAAGGTGCATCTATGGAGTCCTTTTGGTAATGTTGTAAGACACTCATCAacacaatctgagcctgtcggtGTCACAACAAGCAGTGATAGTGGACGTCACTTGGTGGGGCTTCTTTCGTGGCTGCCAGCTGCCAAATctctcaatactgaaccaacgTCAAAAACTGTTGCTCTTgtgagtcacttagacacaaaaagatTAAAAGTATTGTCCAAATTGAAAAAACAcaggagttcccctttaagggtGATATGTAAGCATTCACACAGGGATCTTTCACAACGGTCACATTTCAAGACGTCAATGGTTTCATTATGCACTGTATTTGATTGTGTAATCACATTACATAATCGTCAGTGTTGGTAAAAATCAGTGTGTGACTCACTTGACGTTGACGTTGGTACAGATGATGTACTCAATCTCCTCCGAAAATGGATTCTGGAAGGTGAAGGAGCTGGTTCTCATCCAGATCCATTCTCGCGATTTGGAGCGAAACCGAAACATCACTGACAGGACCTGGCCTTTCAGCTTCACCACCTGTGAACACAAGTCCAGCACGATAAACAGTCAGAATGTGGTACTTTCCACAATCAGTGAGCCGGAGGTTTACACGCACACAAGAAACAGAGTTGTGGGGAGATATCAGGTTACACGACACCTTTACAGTTGAAAACAGTCCGGCTCAGTAGCGTTAGAGAGAAAGTTCTCCTTACAGTATGATTGTGACTGAATTTTACCAATAGTCAACAAGCAAGTAGCTGATTTAGACATACAGGGGCTACTTAGGGTCAGTTTTAGTCTGACTTTGAATTGATTTAttctagagctgcaacaattagtcgattaatcaatcagctgacagacagaaaatTAACTGTCAACTATTTtcatgcttcttaaatgtgagcaTTCGATCCTTTTCTCTGTCTTACACGATAAACTCAATggctttggatttttggattGTTAGTGGAACAAAACATACCATTCGAACACGTCaacttgggctctgggaaattacacagtgcattttttcagacaatcagtctctgtagcagattACAACAACAGCTGCTTTTCTTACTTCGTCTGACAGTTCAAGGTCTTGATCAAAGTTTTATGTTAATTTTTTATCAGGCAGTCTTAGAGAGCCTAATCAGGTACAGTATCTCAGCTTGGTTCAGTAACCAAGTTACAAACCAAACTGCTCCGACTGATCCATACTGCATGGAAAATAATTGGTGTCAAAGAGCACATTCCCATGCAGACTATTTTCGAACAGGCTTCTCTACGTCAAGCCAATAAGATCATTAATGACTCATCTCATGTTCTGCATACAGAGTACGAGCTGCTGCCCTCTGGAAGGATATTTAGAGTGCCTCGCTGCAGATTTAACAGATTTGAAACTTCACTCATACCAATGTCTATAAAGCGCTTAAATAATGGCAGATAAAGTCAGAACTGGCACTGGATTATGATGATTTGATGAGTTGAGTTAATCTTGATCTTGACATTTTATTGGCAATACCAATGACCAACTAATCGACAAAATAACTGGAATTAatagataataaaaataatcgtCAGCTAAGGCCCTGATTTATTCCGACTATAGGGTTGCTATGTGCAGTTACTGAGTCAGTATCAGTTACTGAGTCATCAAATAGCAGCACATATTCAGACAGTCCTACCTGTTGGAAGCTGTCTCTCAGTAAGCCCTGGTCTTCAGGGTGGGCGAGCTCGAGAATATTCTTCCCCAATAACTCCTGCGACACACAGCAGATAAAAGAACCAGCATTAGCTAAGGCAGGACAGACCAACACCAACTTCTGGCACAACGGTTGTTCGAAGATGTCTGTCCCCGACATTTCCACCGGCTCAGAGACTTACCTGGGGCTGGTAGCCAACAGCGGCCATGCAGCGGTGATCTACAAAGGTGAACATGCCCTGGCAGTTATGGCGCGAGATGAACTCCACTGGAACACTGATACTGTTGATGTCTGTGTCCCCTGGACAACAAGTCACCTAAAGACAAGCATTACACTCTAAAGGATGCTAGAGCTGCCACCATAATGTTTAACAGGGTCATAACGACATTGTGCATGAATCACGCATTTTTAGTTTCATCTGGTCATCTATCAACTGAGTGCTTACTCAAAAGTCAAGAATATTACTGTTTTTAACATCAACTGCtaacaggcaaaaaaaaaaaatatttcacaacaCACTGAAACAGTGCAAACATCAGCCACAATCCACTCCAGATAAGACCATAGACTGTGACCATAAAAACACTGCCTCATGGTAGATACGCATTTTCAAAATACCATGTTTCTTTCACCACCAGTGAAGGTGATTTTAAGCGTGAATTGATTATATAAGGGTCAAATAATGCTGCACTTTGTTGGAGATAAATACAATTTTGCAGTTAAGATGTAAAAATCCATACCAAAAGTTCCATTTCCACAATTTCACAACTTTAATTTCATTGTGTCAAATACATACTACAAAATAAGGACAAAAGACATGTGCATATCTCTACACGAGGCATCCATCATACCTGTAATCTCCCAATTGCAACCAGACAGTAGCGACTCCCCTGAGTGTTGTCTGTATCGTCATCTGCTAATGACATTCCTAAAAAACAAATACGcaaaaaatgtgtaaacatgGGCCACAAAGAATAAgtcctgaaaatgtttttttttttaatattgtttaaTTGAACAGATAACTTATATAGCCCACATTGGTTAGattttatcatttaatttttattatctCTTACCTTCATGCCTTATTCTATTTGTAAGTATGTGCAAATTTTGACTAGTCTGCACCATTTTGGGATGATGCAGTTGTTATGCTTGCATAATGACAATACAGTTCTTGACTCTTGGGGCCAACCCTTTTAAATTGAGTAGGTTTACCTGAAGGAGGCCAGGACTTGATGTATCCTGTACAGTGGACCACTACATACTGGGGATCCCCTTCCTTGGCTGCACCCAAACCATTCCTGAGGTGAAGGAAGAAATTGTAAAATATACTTAAAAATCAAGCAGTCATTTTACTATGCCAGTAATAAGACTCTGCTTCAATGCATGTTATTGCTACCAGGCTACTCCAGGTACGCTTATCCCCTGCAAAGTAACCCCAACTTagttcaaaaaacaaaaagaaaaaaagtttggttGTGGTCACCTGTTTCTATTCCTCAGAAAGTTCAGTCTGTTCATGGACAATGGTTCCACAGGACAAGAGCCACACCTGTAAATATACACAAGTCACCACATGGATGATTTATGTGTCTGGGCACACATATCCATATAAACAATGAAGTAGATAATTATCTGTAGTATGAGTCACACCTCATTCTGCAGATGAATGATCGTCGGGCTCCCATACTCATTCTGGCTGACGACTGCTGGCCTTCCTTCTTCACTGTCCCCGTCTTCAAGTCCAACATCCTCCCTTTAAACACACAAGAGACACAATCGTCTCAATCATGGGTGTAATGAAGCGAACAAGTGTCAACATTTGTTACATTGACAAAGTGGGATTAACAACTCTGCTACTGTCAGTGTCTGCTTTGTACCTGTGTTGTTATTCTCGGCGGTAGAGAGCTGCTCTCTGAGCTTTTCTGTGTCATCTGGGTGAAGCTGATCATAAAGAGAGGAGCCGAGCCATTCAGACTGGGCCTGGTTAAGGACGGGTGTCAGGGAGTCTGAGACGTAAACAATGCGGCCAGTCTCACATGACACCACGAACAGGAAGCCGTCGGCTGCCTCCAAGATGAGGTGCTTCAGTTCCTACAGACAGATAGCAGCAAAGACTATTTGTGATTAACGCCCTCTTTAATTTACAACACATAAATCTCAATGCACCATGGTCCGTACCATCGCTGTCTAGACGGTTGACCCAGGGAGGGTGTTTACATACATGTGCTACCTCCATGAttaggcctgtcatgataaATACGTTTTTGACTTATAGCAGGATGTATGGACATGACCTCGATCATTTTGCTGACCTCTATACTGCCTGTTGTGTTACGCTACACCTGTGGGGGGTTTTTTAGCCAACtttttagccaacatgatgccagaataaacagcagcgAATCTCCTTTCTTTTCTCCACCCACACCTACTTGAACCAGAccgaagaaaaataaaacaacgcTTTACAGACAACACAGCGTAGCTTActggtagcctgcagctgtgcTTTTGGAGTGGAACAGGTGCAACCCAATAGACTTTAGCTTGTCAACTCCACGCAATGAGCGAAAGAGTTTGTCATTTGTAGTTTTACCCTCCAACAACTTCATCCTCCACTCCGTAAATCCACCAGCAAGCCGCCTGGCTCTCAGGTTATGGACGTCTTAGATTATGGAGGTAACTGTGATGTTCCCAGAGGTTCCCTAAGCTTGTGTATTAGTCATTAGAGGCATcactttgttttgcttctgTTGGCCAAATTCGTATTAAGTCTCAAACTCCTACAAATGTGCTATTATTTTATATGTACACCTAATGTATATATTAAAAAGTGtgaattaaaaaacatgttaaacataATTTTCATATTCAAATTCAAATGTCTGAATATTCTTCACAATTAAAAGTTTATTGCTCTGTGAAAGTGGGTATATCAGTGCCATAAATtggtctcaaaatgacaataatatcgTTTATCATGATTATTTCTGGAACAATACACCGTCAAAAAAAGCagttatcatgacaggcctTGATAGTGACACCAGTTACTTCTTTTCACCTCTCAGCTAAGAGCTTCATCAAGAAGGTGTAAAGCACAAGAGGCCCATTTACAGTCattaagtttaattttgaaCAACGTACAAGTTGACCAATGGCCTGGGGGGAAAGGCTGGtgaaatatattaaaacaaaaccCTTTTCTGACATTACACATTTAGATTTCACAAGCAACATCAAAGATAGTTAAAATAGCAGCTACCCTTCAGCCTTTTTCTATGTGAGAAAACTGACTTGCAGGCTTTAAAGGTGCTACTTTCGCTCCTCCTTCACTCTATTTCCATTGAGCTCAGAGAGGTTTCGTGTGAACTACATTGTGACTGTGAGACCTGTATGCAATATTTTTTGACTCTGACACAAGTAGTGCAGCTTTGTCTGAAATTGTCGCTTACTCTGAAAACGCCTTCAGCAACATTTCCCCACTGTGAATCCAGTCTACGTTGATTTCATGgaaaaatgttatgtttctacatttctttctctctcagttgCTCATACCTGGTCAGTGAGAAAGGAAGGTTTGTACGACCCATCTGAGTTGGTATTGCCGCTTCCTCTCAGAGACTTCATATGAGACACGGCCATTCGCAGGATGGTGAGTTTGTCTGGTTTCCGTGCTAGTGCACTGCAGGTGGGCACCATGTCTGACAATTCTGTGATGTAAGCGGTCATCTTGTTCCGTCTCCGCCTCTCAATCTCACTATGGTTCTCCCTGAAGCGAGGAGAcgagggagggaggcagaggtAGAGAGGATAGGAGGGATTGAGGTGGGGGAAACAGACGGGCAGGTGGAAGACATGGAGTAGAGTTTAGAGTTAATGCTGCAATGCAAGCGCGCCAACTGGGAAGAAACGGTGGGAATGAGAGAAGGTGAGAGAAATAATGGGCGCACAAAACTATAAATCAATGATCGATAAAAATGATAGTGAGAAAGCAAGAGAGTCTGGTCTTTCAAGCCCAGTCGGTGTGACAACAGAGAGCAAGTGCAAGAAGAGAAAGACCCCTCAGAGGTCctgagaggggggagagagaagagacagagaagacaGTTGCTCAAGAGGAAGAGATTACCAAAGTGAATAAAGTCCCTGGGTCACACTCAGCGTAGCAGTTAGTGACACATATCAGTGGTGGGGTTGAGAGAGACAACCAGCTGCTTTGGGCAAAGAAGCATAACATTCTGACAGGCACCAAAACAGACGCATAGAGCGGCGGCATATACCGGTAATTTTGTGCTATCATAATGACAATGTGCTGGGGTCCCAGCAGGACAGGACAGTTTTTGATCAGCATTCAATATTGATATGCAAACAAGCAGGAGAGGAAGCCTCCCAGAGTGGCACAGGCCATACCTGGCTTGTTTTTCCTTATCTCCAAAACTCTGATCTTCTTCcaaaaacctggaaatgaaaCCAACCTACTAAAACACAGGCCCAAAAATCACtactaaaataaaaagagacGTGAActtgaagacaaaaaaaacttggAAAGGAGAGGGAAGCAGCATGGGGGCTTCTCTACACCCCCTCCACACACGCATCTAATTCTTCTAACTCATCCTCCTACCTGGCAAAGCGCTCTTTGTCATTGGAGCCTCCTGTATCATCGTCACACCttagaaaaaagagaaaatgtcaCTTGTTATCACAGACAATACCAACACATGATACACCACCTCATTTAGCTTTATACTAAAACAAACTGTGGGACAAAATGTACCTGAACAACTTGCTCCCTTCGTCATCATCAAAGTCTTGTCTGTAATAAGGAGAAACAGaagtttcatttaaatattCTCACAGCTACATTGACCACaagtgtcaaaaacaaaactaaaccaGTCAGCAAATTACACAAGACTCAGCACAAAAGTTGcccctaaaacacacacagacacttacGCAGCTCTTCTTTTGTTTGTCCCTTTTGGTACAACAGCCCCACCACTTCCTTGGGTACCACTTGCCCCCATACCCAGATTTGGGTCTGGTAAGTCTATTAATAACACAGAGGCACAGAGAGACGAAATGTAGCATGGATGACAGGTGATTTCCTATTGAGCCTGGAGCACTGAAAAAGAAACTAAGCCACTAATTGAAGCTTTGAACGCTACTCATAAAGAACAAAATAGCATTTAAGCACATTACTGACATTCGTTTTATTTCACAACTTGTGTATTTAACATAAATTATCTCCACATCATTTATTCTTGATTTGTGATTGCAGACTGTAAAGAGCTAAGACCACCTCGACACAAAGCTAACGTTAAAAGCTACACATAGCATTCTGATATCAATCTTGTTAGCCACATTAACGTACCCAAAAACAGAGACGCACAAACCGAGCTAGCAAACCACAGCTAGGTTGTCGGCTAACTTAGATTTGGTTTCTCACTTTACCTCACTCAGCCACGCAAGAAATATCACAACAGGGCTATTTTCACAGCCCGCTGGTCGCTAATCTAGCTGGCTAGCATGTTAGCAAGACACTTATGCAATAACCCGATAGCCTTGCTGTGGCATTAGCTTTGCTACTAAGCTAACTTAGCCGAGGCTGTCACGCTATCTTTGGGAAAGTGTCCGCTTTAGCTATGCATGACAAAACAACCAGAACCACAACAGCTGCACGGTTTTACGTGACTTAAAATATCGCTGTGACTTTCATTGCACTTTACCTGGGTTAGAAGAGGACATGTCCGTCTGgaataacataaacaaacaacttCGGctgcggagaaaaaaaaatcctcaaaacCCTCGCCCCTCCCCCTAGCTAGCAGGCTAGCGGCTAACAAGTGCCTCCGATCTCCTCACGTATGCGCCTTTATTTTGTGCTATAAACGCGCAAATCCATGACTATAACTGCGCCAGAGTGACCCGAGAGGGTTTAAAACACAGGCAAAAATAACGGGTTGACTCCTCCAGTGGCCGCTTTACTCCTGTTTTCTCACGGTTTAAACCCCCTTTCTATTCAAGATGGTGTTTGAGGCTAGCCGAGCGGAGCACAGTCTGTCTGTAGtgttttcctttcctctgtctCTATTGGTCATCACAGCATCAGATACACGTGACGCGCAATGTTGGGAAATCCATGTTTGGCTCCGCCCCGCTGACGTGCCCTGTTTTATTCCGTATGTCATGACCATGGTCATGACATATAGAAATGGGTctgtaaattatatatataatttaaaagGTCTGGATGCGTCCTCATAAATACTTAATCGTGTTAAGGCTAAGAAGGTgaccttaaaaaaacacaatataaaaaaaGCTGCTCTTTCTGTGATGAACATTCAGAAGCAGTTTGtgactaattttattttatttttaaagacttCAAATTATTACAGGAAAATGTGGTGTAGACTAGGATGGCTAACCATGCTCAAGGACCAATTTGGGGAATTTTTGGAATTGTTTTGCATTTCCGAGGAGTCTGGAAGTGTGATTTTAATTTTGTCTGGCCctgcttattattttttttttttattctggggttgttgtttttttttcaattattatcactatttatttattcaaatgtattcttcttttttgggggggttatTTATccaaattaatttattattttttttattgttttttggctgTACCCCTTCTTGTATGGATCTCTAAAGCCctgtttgtattgtatttttatttttgtttgtcaagaCTGAATGTCTCATTTGATGTGTAGAACCGTCATGTACCAACCTaaccaaaattttaaaaaaataaaaataaattaaactacaaaaaagaggaaaatgtgGTGTATGGTTCcttcaaatatatttaaaaaaaaacaaatttaataagATGTAGGcttttttattcataaatgtaaatgtatcacAAAAAGTAGGctatattgtttttgttttttgtaaagcaaTAGGCCTATGTGAAACTATTTTCTAATTAAGTTAACAAAAAGACAATCAAGACACTTAATATCTGTATGTCTTTTAATATTTGTTGTCTATTGTGATAGACCCCTGGTTCTTTTGTTATTGTATATTTTGTATTgcattatttttgctttatgCCAACATGTACATCTAATCTGTATTATAatcttttaatgacatttttaaaaaaaagttatttaagtCAGCTTTCCTTCAGTGGTGTTGGAAAATCACCAAAATGAattaattgttattatttatttaagctTATTTTAACATTGTGATTTCACGATTCTGATATGATTGCAGATGTGCTGTTAACCCATAGTTTCTGAATGTTTTTCTCTAaagcactggttcccaactggtccagccacaggatccagatttctcctttgtcactagttcaaggtccacacagttaaatatatccagcgtcatacttgtgtttgaccaTGTCATAGagctggtttgctgtctctgacaagtagctgtccattgtCTCACTCATTCTATAGCAAGAAACAACACTTCAAATTAAagtgcgacccacttttggacctaccagttgggaactactgctCTAAAGGATGGTCTGAAAACATGTCATGTTTTAAAAAGAGCTTTAagtaaaatatctttaaataccTGGTGGCACAAACCACCGGCACCTCTACAAATaggaaatgttttgttaaataatATCTGACTATATGATAACTAACTACTAACTTCTtggtcattttattttctcagttaCTGTATAtgattgctgtttttattagttttactattatttttttcagctgtatCAAATGTTTTACTGGCTACATAGATTAAgtgtatatattgttttttgtttcttttcctttggatttttaattaaagatttgttttatattatgaTGTAATGTTAACTTGTACAGATCCCAGGAAGAGCATTAGTAATAGATTAAAAGTTTGCCTATCGTTGAGACGTTGatagtggtggaaagtaaccaagtacatttactcaagtactgtactttaaGGTTTACCTGAGCATTTCTATTCTGCACTACTTTACACTTCTTTTCTACCATATTTCAGAGGAAGATGTGCCGAAGGGCTGTATCAAATCATATTTATTGTTCTATTGTTATATTTACTGGAGGATTTACTGTGTGGGATGTTTGCAGACAtgataaacaaatacataaaaggTGCTTTCATTGTGATTCATGATCTttgcttttattattaataacaaTACTTAGGCatcattaaacaaacaaacaaaaaatacaaaataagaaaaaaaaataacactgtaATTAG
This DNA window, taken from Epinephelus moara isolate mb chromosome 6, YSFRI_EMoa_1.0, whole genome shotgun sequence, encodes the following:
- the arnt gene encoding aryl hydrocarbon receptor nuclear translocator isoform X1, whose amino-acid sequence is MLFQTDMSSSNPDLPDPNLGMGASGTQGSGGAVVPKGTNKRRAAQDFDDDEGSKLFRCDDDTGGSNDKERFARFLEEDQSFGDKEKQARENHSEIERRRRNKMTAYITELSDMVPTCSALARKPDKLTILRMAVSHMKSLRGSGNTNSDGSYKPSFLTDQELKHLILEAADGFLFVVSCETGRIVYVSDSLTPVLNQAQSEWLGSSLYDQLHPDDTEKLREQLSTAENNNTGRMLDLKTGTVKKEGQQSSARMSMGARRSFICRMRCGSCPVEPLSMNRLNFLRNRNRNGLGAAKEGDPQYVVVHCTGYIKSWPPSGMSLADDDTDNTQGSRYCLVAIGRLQVTCCPGDTDINSISVPVEFISRHNCQGMFTFVDHRCMAAVGYQPQELLGKNILELAHPEDQGLLRDSFQQVVKLKGQVLSVMFRFRSKSREWIWMRTSSFTFQNPFSEEIEYIICTNVNVKNSTQDPLTPISSPGGSLPPSLGQGSPNCPPVMLSPGQVAIRQLQQQQQAELEGGGARDGLYEAGPITLSQMPAQPVTAAGPDHSKSLEKPELYPSLFQGPDQTKGLPSTSAPATQIYPAANNFTVGRSSDAYRPVNMTPQMAQPAHSAGQMLAQMSRQNGAPQTVTPSSTGSPLHGGPAGGWPGVAAGARPQFNNQQVAPQAAKTMSPQFAPMGGFGGGSSSSFGQMPTGAAPTPTNNANYPPINARANLNTNGYDGSQSGAQFPSRAAEAVWPQWQGQQHSQGNAEQHPHAQGNQQDMFPDVLSMLDQPNNFNGDDFEIPIYPSFDQ
- the arnt gene encoding aryl hydrocarbon receptor nuclear translocator isoform X7, with translation MTAYITELSDMVPTCSALARKPDKLTILRMAVSHMKSLRGSGNTNSDGSYKPSFLTDQELKHLILEAADGFLFVVSCETGRIVYVSDSLTPVLNQAQSEWLGSSLYDQLHPDDTEKLREQLSTAENNNTGRMLDLKTGTVKKEGQQSSARMSMGARRSFICRMRCGSCPVEPLSMNRLNFLRNRNRNGLGAAKEGDPQYVVVHCTGYIKSWPPSGMSLADDDTDNTQGSRYCLVAIGRLQVTCCPGDTDINSISVPVEFISRHNCQGMFTFVDHRCMAAVGYQPQELLGKNILELAHPEDQGLLRDSFQQVVKLKGQVLSVMFRFRSKSREWIWMRTSSFTFQNPFSEEIEYIICTNVNVKNSTQDPLTPISSPGGSLPPSLGQGSPNCPPVMLSPGQVAIRQLQQQQQAELEGGGARDGLYEAGPITLSQMPAQPVTAAGPDHSKSLEKPELYPSLFQGPDQTKGLPSTSAPATQIYPAANNFTVGRSSDAYRPVNMTPQMAQPAHSAGQMLAQMSRQNGAPQTVTPSSTGSPLHGGPAGGWPGVAAGARPQFNNQQVAPQAAKTMSPQFAPMGGFGGGSSSSFGQMPTGAAPTPTNNANYPPINARANLNTNGYDGSQSGAQFPSRAAEAVWPQWQGQQHSQGNAEQHPHAQGNQQDMFPDVLSMLDQPNNFNGDDFEIPIYPSFDQ
- the arnt gene encoding aryl hydrocarbon receptor nuclear translocator isoform X3, with protein sequence MLFQTDMSSSNPDLPDPNLGMGASGTQGSGGAVVPKGTNKRRAAQDFDDDEGSKLFRCDDDTGGSNDKERFARENHSEIERRRRNKMTAYITELSDMVPTCSALARKPDKLTILRMAVSHMKSLRGSGNTNSDGSYKPSFLTDQELKHLILEAADGFLFVVSCETGRIVYVSDSLTPVLNQAQSEWLGSSLYDQLHPDDTEKLREQLSTAENNNTGRMLDLKTGTVKKEGQQSSARMSMGARRSFICRMRCGSCPVEPLSMNRLNFLRNRNRNGLGAAKEGDPQYVVVHCTGYIKSWPPSGMSLADDDTDNTQGSRYCLVAIGRLQVTCCPGDTDINSISVPVEFISRHNCQGMFTFVDHRCMAAVGYQPQELLGKNILELAHPEDQGLLRDSFQQVVKLKGQVLSVMFRFRSKSREWIWMRTSSFTFQNPFSEEIEYIICTNVNVKNSTQDPLTPISSPGGSLPPSLGQGSPNCPPVMLSPGQVAIRQLQQQQQAELEGGGARDGLYEAGPITLSQMPAQPVTAAGPDHSKSLEKPELYPSLFQGPDQTKGLPSTSAPATQIYPAANNFTVGRSSDAYRPVNMTPQMAQPAHSAGQMLAQMSRQNGAPQTVTPSSTGSPLHGGPAGGWPGVAAGARPQFNNQQVAPQAAKTMSPQFAPMGGFGGGSSSSFGQMPTGAAPTPTNNANYPPINARANLNTNGYDGSQSGAQFPSRAAEAVWPQWQGQQHSQGNAEQHPHAQGNQQDMFPDVLSMLDQPNNFNGDDFEIPIYPSFDQ
- the arnt gene encoding aryl hydrocarbon receptor nuclear translocator isoform X6; its protein translation is MLFQTDMSSSNPDLPDPNLGMGASGTQGSGGAVVPKGTNKRRAAQDFDDDEGSKLFRCDDDTGGSNDKERFARENHSEIERRRRNKMTAYITELSDMVPTCSALARKPDKLTILRMAVSHMKSLRGSGNTNSDGSYKPSFLTDQELKHLILEAADGFLFVVSCETGRIVYVSDSLTPVLNQAQSEWLGSSLYDQLHPDDTEKLREQLSTAENNNTGRMLDLKTGTVKKEGQQSSARMSMGARRSFICRMRCGSCPVEPLSMNRLNFLRNRNRNGLGAAKEGDPQYVVVHCTGYIKSWPPSGMSLADDDTDNTQGSRYCLVAIGRLQVTCCPGDTDINSISVPVEFISRHNCQGMFTFVDHRCMAAVGYQPQELLGKNILELAHPEDQGLLRDSFQQVVKLKGQVLSVMFRFRSKSREWIWMRTSSFTFQNPFSEEIEYIICTNVNVKQLQQQQQAELEGGGARDGLYEAGPITLSQMPAQPVTAAGPDHSKSLEKPELYPSLFQGPDQTKGLPSTSAPATQIYPAANNFTVGRSSDAYRPVNMTPQMAQPAHSAGQMLAQMSRQNGAPQTVTPSSTGSPLHGGPAGGWPGVAAGARPQFNNQVAPQAAKTMSPQFAPMGGFGGGSSSSFGQMPTGAAPTPTNNANYPPINARANLNTNGYDGSQSGAQFPSRAAEAVWPQWQGQQHSQGNAEQHPHAQGNQQDMFPDVLSMLDQPNNFNGDDFEIPIYPSFDQ
- the arnt gene encoding aryl hydrocarbon receptor nuclear translocator isoform X4, producing the protein MLFQTDMSSSNPDLPDPNLGMGASGTQGSGGAVVPKGTNKRRAAQDFDDDEGSKLFRCDDDTGGSNDKERFARFLEEDQSFGDKEKQARENHSEIERRRRNKMTAYITELSDMVPTCSALARKPDKLTILRMAVSHMKSLRGSGNTNSDGSYKPSFLTDQELKHLILEAADGFLFVVSCETGRIVYVSDSLTPVLNQAQSEWLGSSLYDQLHPDDTEKLREQLSTAENNNTGRMLDLKTGTVKKEGQQSSARMSMGARRSFICRMRCGSCPVEPLSMNRLNFLRNRNRNGLGAAKEGDPQYVVVHCTGYIKSWPPSGMSLADDDTDNTQGSRYCLVAIGRLQVTCCPGDTDINSISVPVEFISRHNCQGMFTFVDHRCMAAVGYQPQELLGKNILELAHPEDQGLLRDSFQQVVKLKGQVLSVMFRFRSKSREWIWMRTSSFTFQNPFSEEIEYIICTNVNVKQLQQQQQAELEGGGARDGLYEAGPITLSQMPAQPVTAAGPDHSKSLEKPELYPSLFQGPDQTKGLPSTSAPATQIYPAANNFTVGRSSDAYRPVNMTPQMAQPAHSAGQMLAQMSRQNGAPQTVTPSSTGSPLHGGPAGGWPGVAAGARPQFNNQQVAPQAAKTMSPQFAPMGGFGGGSSSSFGQMPTGAAPTPTNNANYPPINARANLNTNGYDGSQSGAQFPSRAAEAVWPQWQGQQHSQGNAEQHPHAQGNQQDMFPDVLSMLDQPNNFNGDDFEIPIYPSFDQ